From the Myxococcaceae bacterium JPH2 genome, the window TCCAGCATCTTCGTCACGCCCAGCGCGGTGAACTCGCCGGTGAGGACGGGCTGGTTCCAACTGGTGGGCACGAAGGACTGCGCCGCGAGGTTGTAGACCTCGTCCGGCTGCACGAGGTTCAGCAGCGCCGCGAGCGAGAACTGGTCGAGCAGATCGCCCTGATGGAGCTGAACCTTTCCATGCAGGTGCGCGATGCGCTCGAACTTCTCCTCGGACGAGCGGCGCACCATGCCGTGCACCTCGTAGCCCTTCTTCAAGAGGAGCTCCGCCAGATAGCTGCCGTCTTGCCCCGTGATGCCCGTAATCAGTGCGCGCTTGGTCGCCATGGCCTCGCCCGTTCGATGGAAGACGCGGGCTTTCTACTCGACGCGCTCACAGGTCGCCAACCGTTCCCGGGGCCTGGAACTTGAATGGGTGCGGGCTCGTGCCTACTACGGACTGTCGCGTCCGGGCGTGGTGCCCACTGGGAGACGGTCATGCGCATTCCCTCGTCACTTCTCGCCGTGCCTGTGCTCTTCGCGAGCGCCTCGTCGCTGGCCCAGCCCGTCACGTTGCCTTGGTCGTTACAGACCCAGCCCGCGGTGACGGGAACGAACACCATCCAGGACGTCGCCATCTGGGTGAATCCGAGTGTGCCGGCGAACAGCCTGCTGCTGACGGCCGACACGCAGAACGGATTGTTGACGTATGGATTGGACGGCGGGGCGCAGCAGGTCTACGCGGCGGAGGGAATCGTCTCCAGCGTGGACGTGCACGAGGGTTTCCCTCTGGGGACGACGTCGCAGTCCCTGGTGGTGACGGCCAATCCCAGCCTCAACGGGTTGGTGGCCTACGTCATCGACCCCGCGACGCGCACGCTGCGCCGCGTGTCGCCGGTGATGGATCAGGCCCACGGGTACAACACGGTCCGGCTCTATCGCAGCCCCAACACGGGCAGCTTCTTCGCCTTCGCGGGCGCGCAGGACGGCACCCTGCGGCAGCTTCAACTCCAGGCCGTCAGTGACGGTGGGGTGGAGGCGACCCCGGTGCGTGACTTCGGCAACGTGGGCACGGGGGTGGCGGGCGCGGTGGCGGATGACCTCGCGGGAGCGCTCTACGTGACGCGCTCGGGGCAGGGCATCTTCCGCTTCGCCGCGGAGCCTGACGCGGGCACCGCCGGGATGCGCGTGGTGGACCCCGCGTTGCTGTCCGCGCAGGCGGGGCGCCTGGCGCTGTACTCGGCGTCCTCGACGGACGGCTACCTGCTGGTCGCGGACACGGGCGCGGGGACGTTCGACGTGTTCGACCGCCGCTCGCTCGCGAGCGTGGGGAGCTTCCGGTTGGACCAGGACGGCGGCGTGGACGCGGTGGACTCGCCTCGGGCGCTGGCTGTGTATCCAGGCGCGCTGGGCAGCGTGTTCCCCGAGGGGCTCTTCGTCGCGCATGACGCCATCCACGCGCCCGCGGACAACCTCAAGCTGGTGTCGTGGGGCACCGTGGCGCGGGCCTTCTCGCCGCCGCTGCGCATCGCCACGCAGCTGCCTCCGGGGGATGGCGGAGTGGGGGATGGTGGCGTGGACGGGGGCACCGGCGGCACCACCCAGCCAGGAGGCAATGGCCCCGTGGGCGGCTTCCCCTCCGTCCCTCGGGACGAGGGCAGCGGCTGCTCATGCGGTACGACCTCGGTGCCGGGCGCCACGCTGCTGGCCTTGCTGGCGATGGCGCTGTGGGGGCGGAGTCGCGCGCGTCGGAGCTGAAGCGCGTTGCCTGCGGGCGGGCGGCGCGCTGAAGTGCGCCCCCCATGCCTCGCTCCCTTCGAACGACCGCCGTCCTGCTCGCGGCGCTTGCCTCGGCTTGCCGGGGCGGGCCCGTGCCCACGCCGCCTGGGTTGCCTCCGGCCTCGCCCACCTCTGACGCGCCCTTGCGGCTGACGCTGGTGGGGACGAACGACTTTCACGGCTGGGTGGGGGCCCGTCGCCAGACGCTCCCGGATGGGCAGGTGGTGGAGGAGGGGGGCGCGGCGAACTACGGGGGCTATGTCGCGCGGCTGCGCCAGGACAACCCCG encodes:
- a CDS encoding phytase, with protein sequence MRIPSSLLAVPVLFASASSLAQPVTLPWSLQTQPAVTGTNTIQDVAIWVNPSVPANSLLLTADTQNGLLTYGLDGGAQQVYAAEGIVSSVDVHEGFPLGTTSQSLVVTANPSLNGLVAYVIDPATRTLRRVSPVMDQAHGYNTVRLYRSPNTGSFFAFAGAQDGTLRQLQLQAVSDGGVEATPVRDFGNVGTGVAGAVADDLAGALYVTRSGQGIFRFAAEPDAGTAGMRVVDPALLSAQAGRLALYSASSTDGYLLVADTGAGTFDVFDRRSLASVGSFRLDQDGGVDAVDSPRALAVYPGALGSVFPEGLFVAHDAIHAPADNLKLVSWGTVARAFSPPLRIATQLPPGDGGVGDGGVDGGTGGTTQPGGNGPVGGFPSVPRDEGSGCSCGTTSVPGATLLALLAMALWGRSRARRS